One genomic segment of Ctenopharyngodon idella isolate HZGC_01 chromosome 7, HZGC01, whole genome shotgun sequence includes these proteins:
- the haus6 gene encoding HAUS augmin-like complex subunit 6 isoform X1 has protein sequence MSKLQKTNGKYLWWCLLCLEFRPDTVTKNIKHLNLGMNMFDKPNKEAFYIVIRFLFDKLNPTRAQDVFRLCWPIWDHKRDAEFRKVAFAWLQEIANEEGNTFPKVAASHLLSAFGPRFINLMLHLSKYVMLKTLKTLTTDDMWVPEAAAVPASSKELEMKRFQLVKRLMQRVTVEQDCLIQDYQKRAKGLEKSLRDCDAEDAKYDHLLKEQDLNADLKEDILAKSEKVRSLWTEIDILSTLEGEQKVVESVIRGQGDQYIFGGQDLSVKIPAVLHENVEQLSHQSSVGSLYEGGQSVIVPLLKLLNEGLRVLNEEREKTVGPSVQLQRQQVQELQEHALLFSRSKENLKLIRQKLIKEDAAEIKVSIRRIEEDWENKWAECLKNTPLTSFLKEDPALDFVSPMAPLSFEPASEANFEASVISQYSYKLPELVEQPSKREPEKTETDVHLEPDVQLEPELQITSMAAEDKGVLLSSDSCFFKKTTFDAPPCESPLTYPAKIQSVTQTPSPVQPCLRNLQSTKASVLKNKAQILDLEYDNLASEFAEAVIMSPANGRSDMDLGQLLNAISDPFSARKQLCRTPESLIKDVRSSWRKAVEEGMAEKKQASLNRQDSLSWLKTPMVEANSPCTRPSPEPSLLFSTTLAHCTPVPVQQGSSLHSTVSWDSSELEALNSQSSSDVIKFSIAQEQLPNLFEDDVSFNSDGSAEIHSNKEREEELILPPVELTSKMCLEASLDKSPFKDSPVHSRKSQDLSHWTANERLFSLDLDKFESLSPSYPAEKFTLPSLVDLSLDEY, from the exons gaACATGTTTGATAAGCCGAACAAAGAGGCCTTCTACATTGTCATCCGCTTTTTATTTGATAAACTGAATCCCACTCGTGCCCAAGACGTCTTCAG GCTTTGCTGGCCAATTTGGGATCATAAACGTGATGCTGAGTTTCGCAAGGTGGCTTTTGCATGGCTCCAGGAGATAGCg aatgaGGAAGGTAATACTTTTCCTAAGGTAGCTGCATCACATTTGCTTTCTGCTTTTGGACCAAGATTTATCAACTTGATGCTCCACTTATCCAAATATGTCATGCTGAAAACACTGAAGACATTGACTACAG ATGACATGTGGGTCCCTGAGGCTGCTGCAGTACCAGCGAGTTCAAAGGAGCTGGAGATGAAAAGATTTCAGCTGGTGAAGAGACTAATGCAGAGAGTGACCGTAGAGCAGGACTGTCTTATTCAAGACTATCAGAAAAGAGCTAA AGGTTTGGAGAAGTCTTTGAGGGACTGTGATGCAGAGGATGCCAAATATGACCATTTGCTTAA AGAACAAGACCTTAATGCTGATTTGAAGGAAGACATTCTTGCAAAAAGTGAAAAG GTGCGAAGCCTTTGGACTGAGATAGACATCTTATCCACCCTTGAAGGGGAACAAAAAGTAGTAGAGAGTGTGATCCGTGGACAGGGGGACCAGTACATCTTTGGTGGACAGGACCTGAGTGTGAAGATACCAGCGGTTCTGCATGAAAATGTGGAGCAGCTATCCCACCAG TCTAGTGTTGGTAGCTTGTATGAGGGAGGGCAGTCTGTCATTGTGCCTTTGCTGAAGCTTCTAAATGAGGGATTACGGGTCCTTaatgaggagagagagaaaactgtAGGTCCGAGTGTACAGCTTCAACGCCAACAGGTTCAAGAACTCCAGGAGCATGCCTTGCTTTTCAGCCGCTCAAAAGAAAACCTCAAGCTTATCAG gcAGAAACTGATTAAAGAGGATGCAGCAGAGATCAAGGTCTCCATTAGAAGAATTGAGGAGGACTGGGAGAACAAGTGGGCAGAGTGTTTGAAAAACACACCCCTGACCTCTTTTCTTAAAGAGGATCCT GCTCTTGACTTTGTCTCCCCAATGGCTCCTCTCTCATTTGAGCCGGCTTCTGAGGCTAACTTTGAGGCTAGTGTCATCTCACAATATTCATATAAACTACCTG AACTAGTAGAGCAGCCATCAAAAAGAGAACCAGAGAAAACAGAGACAGATGTCCATTTGGAGCCAGACGTCCAACTGGAACCAGAGCTCCAAAT CACTTCAATGGCAGCTGAAGATAAGGGGGTCCTGCTGTCTTCTGACAGCtgctttttcaaaaaaacaacttttgatgCACCACCATGTGAATCTCCCTTGACTTATCCAGCTAAAATTCAGTCTGTGACCCAGACACCCAGTCCAGTACAG CCTTGCCTCAGAAATCTGCAGTCAACAAAGGCATCTGTCCTAAAGAACAAGGCTCAAATTTTAGATTTGGAGTATGACAACTTGGCGAGTGAA TTTGCAGAGGCAGTGATCATGAGTCCAGCCAATGGAAGGAGTGATATGGATCTTGGACAGTTACTAAATGCCATATCTGACCCTTTTTCAGCTAGGAAACAGCTATGCCGCACCCCTGAGTCTCTAA TTAAGGATGTGAGAAGTTCGTGGAGAAAAGCTGTGGAGGAAGGCATGGCTGAGAAGAAACAAGCGTCTTTGAATCGGCAAGACAGTCTTTCTTGGCTCAAGACGCCCATGGTTGAGGCGAACAGCCCTTGCACAAGACCAAGTCCAGAGCCTTCCCTCTTATTTTCAACTACTCTGGCCCATTGCACTCCCGTTCCTGTCCAGCAGGGGTCATCCCTTCACTCAACTGTGTCATGGGACTCCTCAGAGCTGGAGGCTCTTAACAGCCAAAGCTCAAGTGATGTTATTAAATTCAGCATTGCTCAGGAGCAGCTCCCAAACCTTTTTGAGGATGATGTGTCATTTAACAGTGATGGTTCAGCGGAGATCCACAGTAACAAGGAGCGAGAGGAAGAACTTATACTGCCACCTGTTGAACTGACATCAAAGATGTGCTTGGAGGCCTCTTTAGATAAATCCCCTTTCAAAGACTCCCCAGTACATTCAAGGAAGAGCCAAGATTTGAGCCACTGGACTGCTAACGAGAGGCTATTCTCTCTTGATTTGGACAAGTTTGAGAGTCTCTCCCCTTCTTATCCTGCAGAGAAATTCACCCTACCCAGTTTAGTGGATTTGTCTCTTGATGAATACTAA
- the haus6 gene encoding HAUS augmin-like complex subunit 6 isoform X2: protein MSKLQKTNGKYLWWCLLCLEFRPDTVTKNIKHLNLGMNMFDKPNKEAFYIVIRFLFDKLNPTRAQDVFRLCWPIWDHKRDAEFRKVAFAWLQEIANEEGNTFPKVAASHLLSAFGPRFINLMLHLSKYVMLKTLKTLTTDDMWVPEAAAVPASSKELEMKRFQLVKRLMQRVTVEQDCLIQDYQKRAKGLEKSLRDCDAEDAKYDHLLKEQDLNADLKEDILAKSEKVRSLWTEIDILSTLEGEQKVVESVIRGQGDQYIFGGQDLSVKIPAVLHENVEQLSHQSSVGSLYEGGQSVIVPLLKLLNEGLRVLNEEREKTVGPSVQLQRQQVQELQEHALLFSRSKENLKLIRQKLIKEDAAEIKVSIRRIEEDWENKWAECLKNTPLTSFLKEDPALDFVSPMAPLSFEPASEANFEASVISQYSYKLPVEQPSKREPEKTETDVHLEPDVQLEPELQITSMAAEDKGVLLSSDSCFFKKTTFDAPPCESPLTYPAKIQSVTQTPSPVQPCLRNLQSTKASVLKNKAQILDLEYDNLASEFAEAVIMSPANGRSDMDLGQLLNAISDPFSARKQLCRTPESLIKDVRSSWRKAVEEGMAEKKQASLNRQDSLSWLKTPMVEANSPCTRPSPEPSLLFSTTLAHCTPVPVQQGSSLHSTVSWDSSELEALNSQSSSDVIKFSIAQEQLPNLFEDDVSFNSDGSAEIHSNKEREEELILPPVELTSKMCLEASLDKSPFKDSPVHSRKSQDLSHWTANERLFSLDLDKFESLSPSYPAEKFTLPSLVDLSLDEY from the exons gaACATGTTTGATAAGCCGAACAAAGAGGCCTTCTACATTGTCATCCGCTTTTTATTTGATAAACTGAATCCCACTCGTGCCCAAGACGTCTTCAG GCTTTGCTGGCCAATTTGGGATCATAAACGTGATGCTGAGTTTCGCAAGGTGGCTTTTGCATGGCTCCAGGAGATAGCg aatgaGGAAGGTAATACTTTTCCTAAGGTAGCTGCATCACATTTGCTTTCTGCTTTTGGACCAAGATTTATCAACTTGATGCTCCACTTATCCAAATATGTCATGCTGAAAACACTGAAGACATTGACTACAG ATGACATGTGGGTCCCTGAGGCTGCTGCAGTACCAGCGAGTTCAAAGGAGCTGGAGATGAAAAGATTTCAGCTGGTGAAGAGACTAATGCAGAGAGTGACCGTAGAGCAGGACTGTCTTATTCAAGACTATCAGAAAAGAGCTAA AGGTTTGGAGAAGTCTTTGAGGGACTGTGATGCAGAGGATGCCAAATATGACCATTTGCTTAA AGAACAAGACCTTAATGCTGATTTGAAGGAAGACATTCTTGCAAAAAGTGAAAAG GTGCGAAGCCTTTGGACTGAGATAGACATCTTATCCACCCTTGAAGGGGAACAAAAAGTAGTAGAGAGTGTGATCCGTGGACAGGGGGACCAGTACATCTTTGGTGGACAGGACCTGAGTGTGAAGATACCAGCGGTTCTGCATGAAAATGTGGAGCAGCTATCCCACCAG TCTAGTGTTGGTAGCTTGTATGAGGGAGGGCAGTCTGTCATTGTGCCTTTGCTGAAGCTTCTAAATGAGGGATTACGGGTCCTTaatgaggagagagagaaaactgtAGGTCCGAGTGTACAGCTTCAACGCCAACAGGTTCAAGAACTCCAGGAGCATGCCTTGCTTTTCAGCCGCTCAAAAGAAAACCTCAAGCTTATCAG gcAGAAACTGATTAAAGAGGATGCAGCAGAGATCAAGGTCTCCATTAGAAGAATTGAGGAGGACTGGGAGAACAAGTGGGCAGAGTGTTTGAAAAACACACCCCTGACCTCTTTTCTTAAAGAGGATCCT GCTCTTGACTTTGTCTCCCCAATGGCTCCTCTCTCATTTGAGCCGGCTTCTGAGGCTAACTTTGAGGCTAGTGTCATCTCACAATATTCATATAAACTACCTG TAGAGCAGCCATCAAAAAGAGAACCAGAGAAAACAGAGACAGATGTCCATTTGGAGCCAGACGTCCAACTGGAACCAGAGCTCCAAAT CACTTCAATGGCAGCTGAAGATAAGGGGGTCCTGCTGTCTTCTGACAGCtgctttttcaaaaaaacaacttttgatgCACCACCATGTGAATCTCCCTTGACTTATCCAGCTAAAATTCAGTCTGTGACCCAGACACCCAGTCCAGTACAG CCTTGCCTCAGAAATCTGCAGTCAACAAAGGCATCTGTCCTAAAGAACAAGGCTCAAATTTTAGATTTGGAGTATGACAACTTGGCGAGTGAA TTTGCAGAGGCAGTGATCATGAGTCCAGCCAATGGAAGGAGTGATATGGATCTTGGACAGTTACTAAATGCCATATCTGACCCTTTTTCAGCTAGGAAACAGCTATGCCGCACCCCTGAGTCTCTAA TTAAGGATGTGAGAAGTTCGTGGAGAAAAGCTGTGGAGGAAGGCATGGCTGAGAAGAAACAAGCGTCTTTGAATCGGCAAGACAGTCTTTCTTGGCTCAAGACGCCCATGGTTGAGGCGAACAGCCCTTGCACAAGACCAAGTCCAGAGCCTTCCCTCTTATTTTCAACTACTCTGGCCCATTGCACTCCCGTTCCTGTCCAGCAGGGGTCATCCCTTCACTCAACTGTGTCATGGGACTCCTCAGAGCTGGAGGCTCTTAACAGCCAAAGCTCAAGTGATGTTATTAAATTCAGCATTGCTCAGGAGCAGCTCCCAAACCTTTTTGAGGATGATGTGTCATTTAACAGTGATGGTTCAGCGGAGATCCACAGTAACAAGGAGCGAGAGGAAGAACTTATACTGCCACCTGTTGAACTGACATCAAAGATGTGCTTGGAGGCCTCTTTAGATAAATCCCCTTTCAAAGACTCCCCAGTACATTCAAGGAAGAGCCAAGATTTGAGCCACTGGACTGCTAACGAGAGGCTATTCTCTCTTGATTTGGACAAGTTTGAGAGTCTCTCCCCTTCTTATCCTGCAGAGAAATTCACCCTACCCAGTTTAGTGGATTTGTCTCTTGATGAATACTAA